The following proteins are encoded in a genomic region of Stegostoma tigrinum isolate sSteTig4 chromosome 10, sSteTig4.hap1, whole genome shotgun sequence:
- the LOC125455704 gene encoding transmembrane protein 229B-like has translation MRMAVAEPLSALSRWYLYAIHGYFCEVMFTAAWDFVVHFNWKFPGVTSVWALFIYGTSMLIVERMYLYLKDKCCTAARCLIYTIWTYIWEFCTGYILRQFDACPWDYSQFEFDFMGLITLEYAIPWLCGSFLMEKLVIRNTLRLRFDRPRDAVETAAPTAWCPSALTNGHIKNN, from the coding sequence ATGAGGATGGCTGTAGCAGAGCCTTTAAGTGCCCTTTCCCGCTGGTATCTCTATGCCATTCATGGCTATTTCTGCGAGGTGATGTTCACAGCAGCCTGGGACTTTGTGGTGCACTTCAACTGGAAATTTCCCGGGGTCACCAGTGTCTGGGCCCTTTTCATCTACGGCACGTCCATGCTGATAGTGGAGAGGATGTACCTCTACCTCAAGGACAAGTGCTGCACTGCTGCCCGGTGCCTCATCTACACCATCTGGACGTACATCTGGGAATTCTGCACGGGCTACATCTTGCGGCAGTTCGACGCCTGCCCGTGGGACTACTCGCAGTTCGAGTTTGACTTCATGGGACTGATCACCCTGGAGTACGCCATTCCGTGGCTCTGCGGCTCCTTCCTCATGGAGAAGCTGGTCATCAGGAACACACTGCGCCTGAGATTCGACCGCCCCCGGGACGCGGTGGAGACAGCAGCACCGACAGCCTGGTGCCCCAGCGCCCTGACGAACGGACACATCAAAAACAACTGA